In Microbacterium enclense, one genomic interval encodes:
- a CDS encoding isoprenyl transferase, protein MRRNEGRGPLYRLYASRLRRRMPATVPHHVAMMIDGNRRWARQLGYDSAAHGHRAGAAKMHEFLRWCDDLGIEVVSLYLLSNDNLVKRDSRELGDLLEIIAELASELSLEPDWRVQHVGRAEGLPPELAGVLREVTERTRSHTGLHVNLAVGYGGRSEIVDAVRSIIAKHDASGGSMEELAASLTPEQIGEHLYTGGQADPDLVIRTSGEQRLSDFLLWQSAHSEFYFVEALGPDLREVDFLRAIRDFGARDRRFGQ, encoded by the coding sequence ATGCGAAGGAACGAGGGGCGCGGACCCCTCTACCGTTTGTACGCGTCGCGGTTGCGACGCCGGATGCCGGCCACCGTCCCGCACCACGTCGCCATGATGATCGACGGAAACAGGCGGTGGGCGAGACAGCTCGGCTACGACAGTGCCGCCCACGGGCATCGGGCCGGTGCGGCGAAGATGCACGAGTTCCTCCGCTGGTGCGACGACCTCGGCATCGAGGTGGTGTCGCTCTACCTGCTCTCCAACGACAACCTCGTCAAGCGTGACAGTCGCGAACTCGGTGACCTGCTGGAGATCATCGCGGAGCTGGCGAGCGAACTGTCTCTCGAGCCCGATTGGCGGGTGCAGCACGTGGGTCGCGCCGAGGGGCTGCCGCCGGAGCTGGCCGGGGTCCTCCGCGAGGTCACCGAGCGCACGCGGTCGCACACGGGACTCCATGTGAACCTCGCGGTGGGCTACGGCGGTCGGAGTGAGATCGTGGACGCCGTCCGCAGCATCATCGCCAAACACGACGCGTCGGGCGGTTCGATGGAGGAACTCGCGGCGAGCCTCACCCCCGAGCAGATCGGGGAGCACCTCTACACCGGCGGGCAGGCCGACCCCGATCTCGTCATCCGCACATCGGGGGAGCAGCGGCTCAGTGACTTCCTCCTCTGGCAGTCGGCGCACTCGGAGTTCTACTTCGTGGAGGCGCTCGGGCCCGACCTGCGAGAGGTCGACTTCCTGCGGGCGATCCGTGACTTCGGTGCCCGCGACCGTCGTTTCGGTCAGTAA
- a CDS encoding hemolysin III family protein, which produces MPQLPLLEASAVGAQDEVKPSWRGWIHAGTFPVAIAAGIVLIALAQGAPAKWASAVFAASSLLLFGNSALYHRFIWKPTTKAVLKRIDHANILLLIAGTYTPLAVLALPTPKTVLLLSIVWGGALLGILFRVFWINAPRWLYVALYLALGWAAVMYLFDLLDANVAMMILVVVGGLLYTAGAVVYALKRPNPWPGHFGFHEIFHVCTVLAFLCHWTACLLIALAPAYHGG; this is translated from the coding sequence ATGCCGCAGCTTCCTCTGCTCGAAGCGTCGGCCGTGGGCGCGCAGGACGAGGTGAAACCGAGCTGGCGGGGCTGGATCCATGCCGGCACGTTCCCCGTCGCGATCGCGGCCGGAATCGTCCTCATCGCGCTCGCTCAGGGCGCCCCCGCCAAGTGGGCCTCGGCGGTGTTCGCGGCATCCTCCCTGCTGCTGTTCGGCAACTCCGCGCTGTACCACCGCTTCATCTGGAAGCCGACGACGAAAGCCGTCCTCAAGCGCATCGACCACGCGAACATCCTGCTGTTGATCGCCGGAACGTACACGCCGCTGGCGGTCCTCGCCCTGCCGACACCCAAGACGGTCCTGCTGCTGTCGATCGTCTGGGGCGGCGCGCTCCTCGGCATCCTGTTCCGCGTGTTCTGGATCAACGCGCCTCGGTGGCTGTACGTGGCGCTGTATCTCGCCCTGGGCTGGGCCGCGGTGATGTACCTGTTCGACCTGCTCGACGCGAACGTCGCGATGATGATCCTGGTGGTCGTCGGCGGTCTGCTCTACACGGCGGGAGCCGTCGTCTACGCGCTCAAGCGTCCGAACCCCTGGCCCGGTCATTTCGGATTCCACGAGATCTTCCACGTGTGCACCGTGCTGGCGTTTCTCTGCCACTGGACCGCGTGCCTGCTGATCGCGCTCGCGCCGGCCTACCACGGCGGCTGA
- a CDS encoding PhoH family protein has translation MTARAPFDQRHVDESSVSEQDLRTYVLDTSVLLSDPRAFFRFAEHSVVIPVVVITELEGKRHDPEIGYFARQALRHLDELRIEHGRLDFPVPVGNDGTLRVELNNTDQMVLPSGMRTGGNDSRILAVAMNIAKDGAEVTVVSKDLPMRVKAASLGLTAEEYLAEQAMDSGWTGIASLDISGDDLSDLYESEVATSDQVVGLPVNTGLIIHSERGSALGRVTGDGEFRLVRGDRDAFGLHGRSAEQRIALDLLLDPEVGIVSLGGRAGTGKSALALCAALESVLERQQQKKIIVFRPLFAVGGQELGYLPGDQAEKMGPWGQAVFDTLGSLVSGNVLEEVLARGLLEVLPLTHIRGRSLHDAFVIVDEAQSLERNVLLTVLSRIGQNSRVVLTHDVGQRDNLRVGRHDGVASVIETLKGHSLFGHVTLTRSERSAIAALVTELLEAGELS, from the coding sequence GTGACTGCACGAGCACCATTCGACCAGCGTCACGTCGACGAGAGCAGCGTCTCGGAACAGGATCTGCGGACATACGTGTTGGACACGTCCGTCCTTCTGAGCGATCCGCGGGCGTTCTTCCGCTTCGCGGAGCATTCCGTCGTGATCCCCGTCGTCGTCATCACCGAACTCGAGGGCAAACGGCACGACCCGGAGATCGGGTACTTCGCCCGTCAGGCTCTGCGCCACCTCGACGAACTGCGCATCGAGCACGGTCGTCTCGACTTCCCCGTCCCGGTCGGCAACGACGGCACTCTCCGCGTCGAGTTGAACAACACCGATCAGATGGTCCTGCCATCGGGGATGCGCACCGGTGGCAACGACAGCCGCATCCTGGCCGTGGCGATGAACATCGCGAAGGACGGCGCCGAGGTCACGGTCGTCTCCAAGGATCTGCCGATGCGCGTGAAGGCGGCATCCCTGGGTCTGACGGCCGAGGAATACCTGGCCGAGCAGGCCATGGACTCGGGGTGGACCGGCATCGCCTCGCTCGACATCTCGGGCGACGATCTCAGCGACCTCTACGAGAGCGAGGTCGCAACGAGCGACCAGGTGGTCGGTCTGCCCGTCAACACGGGGCTGATCATCCACTCGGAGCGAGGTTCTGCCCTCGGCCGTGTCACCGGGGACGGGGAGTTCCGCCTGGTCCGCGGTGACCGCGACGCCTTCGGGCTGCATGGCCGGTCGGCCGAGCAGCGCATCGCTCTCGACCTCCTCCTCGACCCCGAGGTGGGGATCGTGTCACTGGGCGGACGAGCGGGCACCGGTAAGTCCGCCCTCGCGCTGTGCGCCGCTCTCGAGTCGGTGCTCGAGCGTCAGCAGCAGAAGAAGATCATCGTGTTCCGGCCCCTGTTCGCCGTCGGTGGACAGGAACTCGGCTACCTTCCCGGCGACCAGGCCGAGAAGATGGGGCCCTGGGGTCAAGCGGTGTTCGACACCCTCGGCTCCCTCGTCTCGGGCAACGTGCTCGAGGAGGTGCTGGCGCGGGGTCTCCTCGAGGTTCTTCCGCTGACGCACATCCGTGGTCGTTCCCTGCACGATGCGTTCGTGATCGTCGACGAGGCCCAGTCGCTCGAGCGCAATGTCCTGCTGACGGTGCTGAGCCGCATCGGTCAGAACTCCCGCGTCGTCCTGACCCACGACGTCGGCCAGCGTGACAACCTCCGGGTCGGGCGTCACGACGGTGTCGCCTCGGTGATCGAGACCCTCAAGGGACACTCGCTCTTCGGTCATGTCACCCTCACGCGTTCGGAGCGGTCGGCGATCGCGGCCCTGGTCACCGAGCTGCTGGAGGCCGGCGAGCTCTCCTGA
- a CDS encoding response regulator transcription factor translates to MTRILIAEDEERIAAFVAKGLEAAGYQTTTVDDGADALTTALSGDVDLVLLDVGLPTLDGFEVLRSLRGQGSPVPVIMLTARTSTRDTVDGLDAGANDYMAKPFKFDELLARVRSRLREPITAGTVSIAHGDVTLDVRGRRASIDGRDVDLSAREFALAEEFLRHAGQVLSREQLLSRVWGMDFDPGSNVVDVYVRYLRAKFGAARIATVRGAGYRWE, encoded by the coding sequence ATGACACGCATCCTCATCGCCGAGGACGAGGAACGCATCGCGGCGTTCGTCGCCAAAGGACTGGAAGCCGCCGGCTACCAGACGACCACCGTCGACGACGGGGCCGACGCGTTGACCACCGCGCTCTCGGGCGATGTCGACCTGGTCCTCCTCGACGTCGGGCTCCCGACGCTCGACGGCTTCGAGGTGCTGCGCAGCCTCCGCGGGCAGGGATCGCCCGTGCCGGTGATCATGCTCACCGCGCGCACCAGCACGCGCGACACCGTGGACGGTCTCGATGCCGGCGCGAACGACTACATGGCCAAGCCGTTCAAGTTCGACGAATTGCTGGCGCGGGTGCGTTCACGCCTGCGGGAACCCATTACGGCGGGCACTGTGTCGATCGCGCACGGCGACGTCACCTTGGACGTCCGCGGGAGACGCGCGAGCATCGACGGCCGCGACGTCGATCTCAGCGCACGCGAGTTCGCCCTGGCCGAGGAGTTCCTGCGTCACGCCGGGCAGGTGTTGAGCCGTGAACAGCTGCTGAGCCGTGTGTGGGGGATGGATTTCGACCCCGGATCGAATGTCGTCGACGTCTACGTGCGATATCTCCGGGCGAAGTTCGGGGCGGCGCGAATAGCCACGGTTCGCGGAGCGGGATACCGCTGGGAATAG